The following nucleotide sequence is from Gloeocapsa sp. PCC 73106.
TAATAGTTTATGCAGGAGACTATCATTATTATCTTGATAAGTTAGCCTCAGAAAAAGCTAAGCAGCAAGAAGCCGCTAAAAAGTCACGTAAAAAAACTGGTGCTAAAAAGTAGCTTCTAATTTAAAGCGTCCTTAAGTGCAGTGCGAGCAGCTAGATGGTTGCGAGTAGACTTCAGAATTTCCGCTTCTCTAGCTAGTCTAGCTCCAGTGTCTCGCATTTCCAACAGAGCTTGTTGCTCCGAAGCTACGTCATAGAGATTACTAGCGATCCAATAAGACAAATCCCTAGGAAGTTTGGGTAAATCGTCGGGTAATTCAATCTTTTGGTCGGTTAATTTAGCAGAAAGAAGAACTACGTCTTGTAACAATCTTTCTACTTCTTGGGCTTTAGGAGTTAGATCTTCGGAAGTGGGTTGATCTTCAAACCATTCCACCAAACCAACCAAATAAGGCTTCTCTCGCACGTATTCCAACACTCGGAAACGAGACTGTCCCATAGTCAGAATTTTCATACGATCATCTGGTAAGCGTTGAAAATGGACGATTTCAGCGCAACAACCCACTTGAGCGACTTTGCTTTCTACTGGATCTACCATCAGTACACCAAAACGACTGTCGGTTTCCAGAATCGTATTCATCATGATTCTGTAGCGAAATTCAAAGATATGAAGGGGTAGAGGACGTCCTGGAAACAAAACTACTTTCGGGAGTGGGAAGAGAGGAAGTTCTCTCACAGCGATTGAAGAAGGGGATTCCATGAAACTATAATCTTAAATGAATATCTATCTGTTTCTACTTTAACTAATTTTTAGCAGTAAGACAGGAGTAGATGCAGTGTTTTTTGACCCTTTCACCCACAAACCATGACCACAATTTCCTCGACTCCCGATGATTTAGCCGCAGCTTTAGCGACTTCAGTAGATTTAAACTTTGATTTGCCGGATCCAGAAGATGAAAATATCGATGAACCAGAGTTTAGACTAAAATTAGAACAGATTTGGCAAGTTTGCGAACGTTTTGACCTACAAACGGATATTTGGAGAGGTAGGATTCTCAGAGCAATACGCGATCGCGAAAAAAAAGGTGGAGATGGTCGAGGCACAGGATTTCTCAATTGGCTCAAAGGAAGAGAAATTACCACAAGTCAAGCTTACGCACTCATTCAACTAGCTAATAGCGCGGACACCTTGCTAGACGAAGGAAAATTAGACCCCAATACTATCAATAACTTCAGTAAACGCGCCTTTGTTGAAACCGCCAAATCGAGTCCAGAAATACAGCAACTAGTCAGCGAAGCAGCGCACCAGGGGGAAAAAATTACCCGTCGGGAAGTAAAACAACTTTCTGATCAATGGACAACGCTCAATTCAGAACTATTACCCTCAGAAGTTAAAGAAAAAGCGAGTAATGGTAGTCTTTCTTCCCGTCATCTCGCTCCTTTAGTCAAAGAGATGGAGAAATTACCCGATAGTCATTTACAAGAAATTCAACGGGAAGTAGCCGAAAATCCTGATTTAGATACCGTCAAACTCGCAACGACTCAAGCACGTAACCTAGCTAAATATCTCGATTTAGCCGCTCAAGTACAAACTCTTAATCAGGGTTCTTTAGACTTAGAATTAG
It contains:
- a CDS encoding LON peptidase substrate-binding domain-containing protein; amino-acid sequence: MESPSSIAVRELPLFPLPKVVLFPGRPLPLHIFEFRYRIMMNTILETDSRFGVLMVDPVESKVAQVGCCAEIVHFQRLPDDRMKILTMGQSRFRVLEYVREKPYLVGLVEWFEDQPTSEDLTPKAQEVERLLQDVVLLSAKLTDQKIELPDDLPKLPRDLSYWIASNLYDVASEQQALLEMRDTGARLAREAEILKSTRNHLAARTALKDALN